A genomic segment from Petrotoga sp. 9PWA.NaAc.5.4 encodes:
- a CDS encoding CPBP family intramembrane glutamic endopeptidase: MTFVRFLVFIIFYYFIIFICIRFLFKKVNPYKANFLLGLVSIFLTLFIINFSGLSWKNAGFSFGNVKAGIIMIIISLFLIFLSIISIKKVSDNELFKVPYIHTKNNKMLLLYVWLLVGPSEEFFYRGFFQGSLEILIQGSLLFLNYSTLISSLFFVIIHLFNVFMRQESFHQFLNLLPGRIIMSLILGFTFQISQSIIYPIIIHTLSDGITISYLIIKKNKLLSNYRL; the protein is encoded by the coding sequence ATGACATTTGTAAGATTTTTAGTTTTTATAATTTTTTATTATTTTATAATATTTATATGTATTAGATTTCTCTTTAAAAAAGTTAATCCATATAAAGCGAATTTTCTATTAGGTTTAGTGAGCATATTTCTAACGCTATTTATTATCAATTTTTCTGGATTAAGTTGGAAAAATGCTGGATTTTCCTTTGGAAATGTAAAGGCAGGGATAATTATGATAATTATCTCTTTATTTTTAATTTTTTTATCTATAATTAGTATAAAAAAAGTTTCGGATAACGAACTTTTTAAGGTCCCTTACATTCACACAAAAAATAATAAGATGTTGTTATTGTATGTTTGGCTTTTAGTAGGACCCTCTGAAGAGTTTTTTTACAGAGGATTCTTTCAAGGAAGTTTAGAAATATTAATACAAGGTTCTTTATTATTTTTAAACTACTCAACATTAATTTCATCTTTATTCTTCGTAATTATTCATCTTTTTAATGTTTTTATGAGACAAGAAAGCTTTCATCAGTTCTTAAACCTTCTTCCAGGAAGAATAATAATGTCTTTAATTCTTGGATTTACTTTTCAAATAAGCCAAAGCATTATTTATCCTATTATAATACATACTCTTTCAGATGGGATAACTATCTCTTATCTGATAATTAAAAAAAATAAGTTGCTAAGTAATTATCGTTTATAG
- a CDS encoding amidohydrolase — MHNLLLKKGKIFPVSKKPFVGDILIENGKISKISENIEESSAEIIDASEKYIFPGFIDAHSHIGLFEEGVGGSYQDGNEATDPVTSQVRAIDAFYPEDAAIKRALAGGVTTVMIVPGSANPIGGQGAIVKFNSQITDESIIREPAGLKMALGENPKRVYGSTNKIPSTRLGNAAIIRDYFIKVKNYMKKKELAKKDGKDFSEIDIKYEIGEKVLKKEIPARIHAHRKDDILTAIRLAEEFNFDLIIEHATEAYKIADYIKEKNIPLILGPLLGFRTKLETRDMSFESISIINEKGILCSLMCDHPVIHLEYASIQAATALRYGAKEEDLLKMLTINPAKILKIDSRVGTIDAGKDADLVIWSGHPFEFKSYVEKTIIEGKIVYER, encoded by the coding sequence ATGCATAATTTGTTACTTAAAAAAGGTAAGATATTTCCCGTTTCAAAAAAACCATTTGTAGGAGACATTTTAATTGAGAATGGCAAAATTTCTAAGATATCAGAAAATATTGAAGAGAGTTCCGCTGAAATAATAGATGCAAGCGAAAAATATATTTTCCCAGGTTTCATCGATGCTCATTCTCACATAGGATTGTTTGAAGAAGGTGTTGGAGGATCTTATCAAGATGGCAATGAAGCAACAGATCCGGTAACTTCACAAGTGAGAGCTATAGATGCCTTTTATCCAGAAGATGCTGCAATCAAAAGAGCATTAGCTGGAGGCGTAACTACTGTTATGATAGTACCTGGTAGTGCTAATCCAATAGGTGGACAGGGAGCAATTGTTAAATTTAATTCTCAGATTACTGATGAATCAATAATTAGGGAGCCTGCTGGTTTAAAAATGGCTTTAGGTGAAAATCCTAAAAGAGTGTACGGTTCTACAAACAAAATTCCTTCAACCAGGCTCGGAAATGCAGCCATAATTAGAGATTATTTCATAAAAGTAAAAAACTATATGAAGAAAAAAGAATTAGCAAAAAAAGACGGAAAAGATTTTAGTGAGATTGATATAAAATATGAAATAGGCGAAAAAGTTTTAAAAAAAGAAATTCCTGCACGAATACACGCACATAGGAAAGACGATATATTAACAGCCATAAGATTGGCAGAAGAGTTTAATTTTGATCTTATTATAGAGCATGCTACAGAAGCTTATAAAATTGCAGATTACATAAAAGAAAAAAATATTCCGCTAATATTAGGCCCTTTATTAGGTTTTAGAACAAAATTAGAAACAAGAGATATGAGTTTTGAATCTATATCTATAATAAACGAAAAAGGCATATTATGTTCTTTAATGTGTGATCATCCAGTTATACACTTAGAATATGCTTCTATTCAAGCGGCCACAGCGTTAAGATATGGTGCGAAAGAAGAAGATCTTTTAAAGATGTTAACCATAAATCCAGCTAAAATATTAAAAATAGATAGTAGGGTAGGAACAATTGATGCAGGGAAAGATGCTGATTTAGTCATTTGGAGTGGTCATCCATTTGAATTTAAAAGTTATGTCGAAAAGACTATTATAGAAGGTAAAATAGTTTATGAAAGATAA
- the tdh gene encoding L-threonine 3-dehydrogenase, translated as MKAIVKKEPQKGFSLVEIKEPIINSPHDVKIKVLKASICGTDVHIYKWDDWAKNRIKKLPQIDGHEFVGRVIETGSEVKNVKPNDLVVGDSHIPCGYCYHCRNGNMHVCQNLQILGVDRDGVFSEYTVLPDKVLLKIDDSIPLQYASVMEPLGNALFTTTVADLRGKIVLITGAGPIGAMAIEIAKISGASFIVVSEVSEYRIKMAQKLGANLVINPSKNSLVEEIDKLTDGLGVDVFLEMSGNENALNEGIKSLKNTGVASILGVFPTEKINFDMNTAVFKNLTIQTITGRKMFETWYLAASWLKYKKLDLSKIVTHNFDFMDYEEAFELMSSGMSGKIVLNFSQ; from the coding sequence GTGAAAGCTATTGTAAAAAAAGAACCCCAAAAAGGATTTTCATTGGTGGAAATTAAAGAACCGATTATTAATTCTCCGCATGATGTAAAAATCAAAGTATTAAAGGCTTCCATATGTGGAACAGATGTTCATATTTATAAATGGGACGATTGGGCAAAAAATAGAATCAAAAAACTTCCTCAAATAGATGGACATGAGTTTGTAGGAAGAGTTATAGAAACAGGTTCAGAAGTTAAAAATGTAAAACCAAATGATTTAGTCGTTGGAGATAGCCATATCCCTTGTGGTTACTGTTATCATTGTAGAAATGGAAACATGCATGTTTGTCAAAATCTTCAAATATTAGGAGTCGATAGAGACGGAGTTTTTTCTGAATATACTGTATTACCAGATAAGGTTTTATTAAAAATAGATGACAGTATTCCCTTACAATATGCCTCAGTAATGGAACCACTGGGGAACGCTTTATTTACCACAACAGTTGCCGATCTTAGAGGAAAGATAGTTTTAATAACAGGTGCTGGTCCAATTGGAGCTATGGCTATCGAAATAGCAAAAATATCCGGCGCATCTTTTATAGTTGTTAGTGAAGTATCTGAGTACAGAATTAAAATGGCACAAAAATTAGGAGCCAATTTAGTTATAAATCCTTCTAAAAACTCTTTAGTTGAAGAAATTGACAAATTAACTGATGGCTTAGGCGTAGATGTATTTTTAGAAATGTCTGGGAACGAAAATGCATTGAATGAAGGCATAAAATCATTAAAAAACACTGGTGTTGCTTCAATTTTGGGGGTCTTTCCTACAGAAAAAATAAATTTTGATATGAATACAGCTGTTTTTAAAAATCTGACTATACAGACTATTACAGGTAGAAAAATGTTTGAAACCTGGTATTTAGCAGCTTCATGGTTAAAATATAAGAAATTGGATTTGAGTAAGATAGTTACTCATAACTTTGATTTTATGGATTATGAAGAAGCTTTTGAACTAATGAGTAGTGGAATGAGTGGCAAGATTGTTTTAAATTTTTCACAGTAA